A region of the Micromonospora sediminicola genome:
TGGCGTACACCTCGCGCAGTCGTTCCACGGTGACCAACGTGTACACCTGGGTGGTGGTCACCGAGGCGTGGCCGAGCAGCTCCTGCACCACCCGCACGTCCGCGCCGCCGTCGAGCAGGTGGGTGGCGTAGGAGTGGCGCAGGGTGTGCGGGGAGACCGCGTCCGGGCCGTCGACCGGCAGGCCGGCCCGGCCGGCGGCGGCGCGCAGCACGCCCCAGGCGCCCTGCCGGGTGAGCGGGCCGCCACGGGTGTTGACGAACAGCGCCGGGGTGCCCCGGCCGGCGGCGAGCAGCGCCGGGCGGCCGCGGACCAGCCAGGCGCGGGTCGCGTCGGCGGCGTACCCGCCGATCGGCACCAGCCGGGCCTTGCCGCCCTTGCCGCGCAGCAGCACCGTGCCGGCGTCGAGGTCGAGGTCGTCGACGGCGGCGCCGACCGTCTCGGAGATGCGCGCGCCGGTGCCGTACAGGAATTCCAGCAGCGCCCGGTCGCGCAGCGCGCGGGGCGCGGCGTCGCCGGTGGCCCCGGCCGGACCGGCGGCCTCCAGCAGCCGCAGGACGGCGTCGACGGGCAGCGCCCGGGGCAGCCGCCGCGGCGGCGTCGGCGGGCGGACGTCGCGGCCGGGGTCGGCGCCGGCCAGACCCTCGCGCAGCGCGAAGCGGTGCAGGCCGCGCACCGCGCTGGCGGCGCGGGCGGTGGACGAGACGGCCAGCGGCGGGTGCGTGTCGTCGCCGGCGCGCAGCCGGGCCAGGTGCGCCTCGACCTGGGTGGCGCCGGCGGCGGCCAGGTCGGTCACCCCGACGTCGGCCAGGGTGGCGAGGTAGCGGTCCAGGTCCCGACGGTACGAGGCGAGCGTGTTCGCGGACAGTCCACGCTCGACGGTGAGGTGGTCCAGGTAGCCCCGGACCGCGCGGCGCAGGGCCGGCGCGGGTTCCGCGCCGGCCCGGTCCACCGTGGGGTCGGTCAGCTGAGCACCTCGGCCAGCGGCAGCACGTCCATGCCGTGCGCCTCCGCCACCGGGCCGTAGACGACCTTGCCGGCGTGGGTGTTCAGGCCCAGCGCCAGCGCCGGGTCGCTGCGCAGCGCCTGCTGCCAGCCCTGGTTGGCCAGTTCGAGGGCGTACGGCAGGGTGACGTTGGTCAGCGCGTAGGTGCTGGTGTTCGGCACCGCGCCGGGCATGTTCGCCACGCAGTAGAAGATCGAGTCGTGCACCTTGTAGACCGGGTCGGCGTGCGTGGTCGGCCGCGAGTCCTCGAAGCAGCCGCCCTGGTCGATGGCGATGTCGACGAGCACGCTGCCCGGCTTCATCCGGGAGACCAGCTCGTTGGAGATCAGCTTCGGGGCCTTCGCGCCGGGCACCAGCACCGCGCCGATGACCAGGTCCGCGTCGAGCACGGCCCGCTCGATCTCGTACGCGTTGGAGGCGACGGTCTGCAGGTGGCCGCGGTAGATGGCGTCGGCCGAGCGGAGCCGGGCCACGTTCTTGTCCAGCAGCAGCACCTCGGACTGGAGGCCGAGGGCGATGGCGGCGGCGTTCAGGCCGGACACGCCGGCGCCGATGACCACGGTCTTGGCCGCGTACACGCCGGAGACGCCGCCGGGCAGCACGCCCCGCCCGCCGCCGGTGCGCATCATGTAGAAGGCGCCCACCTGCGGGGCGAGCCGGCCGGCCACCTCGGACATCGGGGCGAGCAGCGGCAGCGAACGGTCGGGCAGCTCGACCGTCTCGTACGCGATGCCGGTGACCTTGCGGTCGACGAGCGCGTCGGTGCACTCGCGGGAGGCGGCCAGGTGCAGGTAGGTGAAGAGCACCTGCCCCTCGCGCATCCGGTGGTACTCCTCGGCGATCGGCTCCTTGACCTTGAGCACCAGCTCGGCGGTCTCCCAGACCTCGTCGGCGGTGGCCAGGATCTTCGCGCCGGCGGCGGCGAACTCGTCGTCGGTGATGCTGGAGCCGACCCCGGCGCCGGCCTCGACGAAGACCTCGTGGCCGTGGCGGGTGAACTCGTTGACGCCGGCGGGCGTGATCGCCACCCGGTACTCGTGGTTCTTGACCTCGCGGGGGATTCCGACCTTCACGATGCAGACACCTTCCTCCGGGGCGGCTCACCCCCGACTGAACGGCGCCGCGACGGCTCCGTTGCCGACGCGGTCCACCGGTCCCGCCGGCGGCAGTCTAGGCGCGTGGGAGGCCCGGGGACGCCAACACAGTGACATCCGGTGCCCGGTGGTGCTGACGATCTGTCAGGCGTGGACCGGGCTGCCCGGTGGAGACGACCTCAGCCGACAGGACAGACTTCGGTAAATATCTTCCCACCGGCGGGTGCCGATGCGGACAGGACGCGAGTGGATCACTATGGTGTCCGCTCATGACCACTCCTTACCAGCAGTACCCGCAGGGCGTCTCGGACAAGAGCAAGGTCGTCGCGGGCGTCCTCGGCATCCTGCTCGGCTTCTTCGGCGCCGGGCGGTTCTACATGGGCGACACCAAGACCGGCGTCCTCCAGCTCGTGGTGAGCGTCGTGACCTGTGGCTTCGGCGCCCTCTGGGGCACCATCGACGGCATCCTGATCCTGGTCAACGGCGGCGTCGACGGGCAGGGTCGCCCGCTGCGCGACTGAGCGTCGACACACGGAAGGGGCCGCGCGGTGCGTCGCACCGCGCGGCCCCTTCGTCGTCCGTCCCGGATCAGCGCGGCAGCGGCGCCTCGGGGCGGCGCAGCTCGGTGAAGCCGGTCTCCCGCGCCCGGGCGGCGGCGAGCAGCCCGGCCACGCAGGACGCGTTGGTGATCTCGCCGGCGAGCACCATCCGGACCGCCTCGTCGAGGTCGACGCGGACCACCTGCAGGTCGGCCTCCTCGTCGTGCCGGTCGTGCCGCTGCTCGGCCGGCACGTCGCCGAGGTCGCGGGCCAGGAAGACCCGGACCACCTCGTCGGAGAAACCGGGCGAGCTGTGCAGGTCGACCAGCACGTCGACGCGTCCCGCGGTGAGGTCGGCCTCCTCGGCCAGCTCCCGCGCCGCCGCGGCGGCCAGGTCCTCCCCGCTGACGTCCATCAGACCCGCCGGCAGCTCCCACAGGTGCCGGCCGACCGGGTGCCGGTACTGGCGGATCAGCACCACCTGGCCGACGTCGTCGAGCGCCACCACGGCCACCGCGCCCACGTGCCGGACGTAGTCGCGAGCGGCGGTGCCGCCCCCGGGCATGGTCACGTCGTCGCTGACCACCGAGAAGATCCGGCCGGACCAGACGTCCCGGCGCGCGGTCACCTCGTACCGGTGCTCCACCCCGCTCACTTGGCCGACGCCTTCGCCGCGCCGCCGCGGCCGGTCTTCTTCGCCGTGCAGTCCAGGTCCACCGGGAGCTGGTCGGCCTCGGAGTACGCGACCGCGGCGCCGACGAACGCGGCGAACAGCGGGTGCGGCCGGGTCGGGCGGCTCTTCAGCTCCGGGTGCGCCTGGGTGGCCACGAAGAACGGGTGCAGCTCGCGGTCCAGCTCGACGAACTCGACCAGCCGCCCATCGGGCGAGGTGCCGGAGATGGTCAGGCCGGCCTTGGTGAGCTGGTCGCGGTAGGCGTTGTTCACCTCGTAGCGGTGCCGGTGCCGCTCGCTGACCTCGGTGCTGCCGTACGCCTCGGCGACGATCGAACCCTCGGCCAGCTTCGCCGGGTACGCCCCGAGCCGCATGGTGCCGCCCAGATCGCCCCGGCCCGCGACGATGTCCTCCTGGTCGGCCATGGTGGCGATGACCGGGTGCACGGCCTCCTCGTCGAACTCCAGGGAGTTCGCGCCGTCCAGGCCGGCCAGGTGGCGGGCCACCTCGATGGTCATGCACTGCAGGCCGAGGCAGAGGCCGAGCAGCGGAACGCCGTTCTCCCGGGCGTACCGGGCGGTGCCGACCTTGCCCTCGATGCCGCGCACGCCGAACCCGCCGGGGATGACGATGCCGTCGACGCCGGCCAGCGCGGCGGCCGCCCCGGCCGGGGTGACGCAGTCGTCGCTGGGCACCCACTTGAGCTGCACCCGGGCGCGGTGGCCGAACCCGGCGGCCCGGATCGCCTCGCTGACCGACAGGTACGCGTCGGGCAGGTCGACGTACTTGCCGACCAGCGCGACGGTGATCGTGTGGCGGGGCTGGTGCACCCGCTCCAGCAGGTCGTCCCAGCTGGTCCAGTCCACGTCGCGGAACGACAGGCCGAGCCGGCGCACCACGTACGCGTCGAGGCCCTCGCGGTGCAGCACCTTCGGGATGTCGTAGATGCTCGGCGCGTCCGGGGCGGCGGTGACCGCCTCCCGGTCGACGTCGCAGTACAGCGACAGCTTCTCCTTGACCTTGTCCGGGATCTCCCGGTCGCAGCGCAGCACCAGCGCGTCGGGCTGGATGCCGATGCTGCGCAGCTGCGCCACCGAGTGCTGGGTCGGCTTGGTCTTCAGCTCGCCCGAGGGCGCCAGGTAGGGCACCAGCGACACGTGCAGGTAGAAGCAGTTGTCCCGGCCCAGGTCGTGGCGGATCTGCCGGATCGACTCCAGGAACGGCAGCGACTCGATGTCGCCGACCGTGCCACCGACCTCGGTGATCACCACGTCGGGGACCTGGCCGTCGGCGTCCGGGTCGGCCATGCCGAGGATCCGGGCCTTGATCTCGTTGGTGATGTGCGGGATGACCTGGACGGTGTCGCCCAGGTATTCGCCGCGTCGCTCCTTGGCGATCACCGCCGAGTAGATCTGCCCGGTGGTGACGTTCGCCTTGCCGGAGAGGTCCCGGTCGAGGAACCGCTCGTAGTGCCCGACGTCGAGGTCGGTCTCGGCGCCGTCCTCGGTGACGAAGACCTCGCCGTGCTGGAACGGGTTCATCGTGCCGGGATCGACGTTCAGGTACGGGTCGAGCTTCTGCATCACCACGCGCAGCCCGCGCGCGGTCAGCAGGTTGCCGAGGCTGGAGGCGGTGAGGCCCTTACCCAGCGAGGAGGCGACGCCCCCGGTGACGAAAATGTGCCTGGTCGTCCGTGCTGAAGGGGCCAAGGCCTGCTCCCGTGTCGTCCGTAGCGGTCGTGCGAACCGCCGTGCCGATCAGCCAAGTGATCACGCGATCCACGGGATTCCACGGTAACACCTTCCGGACGGTGAGCCGGCGTCGCACCCGCTGTCGGTGCACGTGGGGCCGCATCCGCCGCCCGGGGCGCGCCCCACGGGCGTCAGCCGGCGGGGATCTCGGTGGGGGTCGCGGTCG
Encoded here:
- a CDS encoding NUDIX domain-containing protein, producing MSGVEHRYEVTARRDVWSGRIFSVVSDDVTMPGGGTAARDYVRHVGAVAVVALDDVGQVVLIRQYRHPVGRHLWELPAGLMDVSGEDLAAAAARELAEEADLTAGRVDVLVDLHSSPGFSDEVVRVFLARDLGDVPAEQRHDRHDEEADLQVVRVDLDEAVRMVLAGEITNASCVAGLLAAARARETGFTELRRPEAPLPR
- a CDS encoding CTP synthase — translated: MAPSARTTRHIFVTGGVASSLGKGLTASSLGNLLTARGLRVVMQKLDPYLNVDPGTMNPFQHGEVFVTEDGAETDLDVGHYERFLDRDLSGKANVTTGQIYSAVIAKERRGEYLGDTVQVIPHITNEIKARILGMADPDADGQVPDVVITEVGGTVGDIESLPFLESIRQIRHDLGRDNCFYLHVSLVPYLAPSGELKTKPTQHSVAQLRSIGIQPDALVLRCDREIPDKVKEKLSLYCDVDREAVTAAPDAPSIYDIPKVLHREGLDAYVVRRLGLSFRDVDWTSWDDLLERVHQPRHTITVALVGKYVDLPDAYLSVSEAIRAAGFGHRARVQLKWVPSDDCVTPAGAAAALAGVDGIVIPGGFGVRGIEGKVGTARYARENGVPLLGLCLGLQCMTIEVARHLAGLDGANSLEFDEEAVHPVIATMADQEDIVAGRGDLGGTMRLGAYPAKLAEGSIVAEAYGSTEVSERHRHRYEVNNAYRDQLTKAGLTISGTSPDGRLVEFVELDRELHPFFVATQAHPELKSRPTRPHPLFAAFVGAAVAYSEADQLPVDLDCTAKKTGRGGAAKASAK
- the ald gene encoding alanine dehydrogenase — encoded protein: MKVGIPREVKNHEYRVAITPAGVNEFTRHGHEVFVEAGAGVGSSITDDEFAAAGAKILATADEVWETAELVLKVKEPIAEEYHRMREGQVLFTYLHLAASRECTDALVDRKVTGIAYETVELPDRSLPLLAPMSEVAGRLAPQVGAFYMMRTGGGRGVLPGGVSGVYAAKTVVIGAGVSGLNAAAIALGLQSEVLLLDKNVARLRSADAIYRGHLQTVASNAYEIERAVLDADLVIGAVLVPGAKAPKLISNELVSRMKPGSVLVDIAIDQGGCFEDSRPTTHADPVYKVHDSIFYCVANMPGAVPNTSTYALTNVTLPYALELANQGWQQALRSDPALALGLNTHAGKVVYGPVAEAHGMDVLPLAEVLS
- a CDS encoding TM2 domain-containing protein, coding for METTSADRTDFGKYLPTGGCRCGQDASGSLWCPLMTTPYQQYPQGVSDKSKVVAGVLGILLGFFGAGRFYMGDTKTGVLQLVVSVVTCGFGALWGTIDGILILVNGGVDGQGRPLRD
- a CDS encoding site-specific tyrosine recombinase XerD, coding for MDRAGAEPAPALRRAVRGYLDHLTVERGLSANTLASYRRDLDRYLATLADVGVTDLAAAGATQVEAHLARLRAGDDTHPPLAVSSTARAASAVRGLHRFALREGLAGADPGRDVRPPTPPRRLPRALPVDAVLRLLEAAGPAGATGDAAPRALRDRALLEFLYGTGARISETVGAAVDDLDLDAGTVLLRGKGGKARLVPIGGYAADATRAWLVRGRPALLAAGRGTPALFVNTRGGPLTRQGAWGVLRAAAGRAGLPVDGPDAVSPHTLRHSYATHLLDGGADVRVVQELLGHASVTTTQVYTLVTVERLREVYATAHPRALA